A stretch of the Acidimicrobiales bacterium genome encodes the following:
- a CDS encoding acyl-CoA dehydrogenase family protein, whose product MPAAHPLVAAARRVAADVLAPAAEDVDRADLVPAAHLLALAGAGLFDLTGLAPPDTRLVFEALAGACGATFFVWAQHHAPVGDLAASPNRDLARRWLPPLRDGRALGGVAFAYLRRPGPPAVVAEPDGAGWRLRGSAPWVTSWGLADGFAVSAAAPGDRVVTAWLPAERLTPARGATAVPLDLSVMAATGTVRLDLDGVAVATGDVMADVDAGGWRAADRVGTVSPAPAALGVAATCARLLGEREPAVAGAVAAEVDAARARGEVLAAPPPGERDLDALAASRADQLVLATRAALALVAATSGAAVLRSSPAQRLAREAAFYLVQAQVPPVKAAVLDRLAT is encoded by the coding sequence GTGCCCGCCGCCCACCCCCTCGTCGCCGCCGCCCGGCGGGTGGCCGCCGACGTCCTGGCGCCGGCGGCCGAGGACGTCGACCGGGCCGACCTCGTCCCCGCCGCCCACCTGCTGGCCCTGGCCGGCGCGGGCCTGTTCGACCTGACCGGGCTGGCGCCGCCCGACACCCGCCTCGTGTTCGAGGCCCTGGCCGGGGCGTGCGGGGCGACCTTCTTCGTGTGGGCCCAGCACCACGCGCCCGTCGGCGACCTGGCCGCCTCGCCCAACCGGGACCTGGCCCGCCGGTGGCTCCCCCCGCTGCGGGACGGGCGGGCGCTCGGCGGCGTCGCCTTCGCCTACCTCCGCCGGCCCGGCCCCCCGGCCGTCGTGGCCGAGCCGGACGGCGCGGGGTGGCGGCTGCGCGGCTCCGCGCCGTGGGTGACCTCGTGGGGCCTGGCCGACGGGTTCGCCGTGTCGGCCGCCGCGCCGGGGGACCGGGTGGTGACGGCGTGGCTGCCGGCCGAGCGGCTCACCCCGGCCCGGGGGGCGACCGCCGTCCCCCTCGACCTGTCGGTGATGGCGGCGACCGGGACGGTCCGCCTCGACCTCGACGGCGTGGCCGTGGCGACCGGCGACGTGATGGCCGACGTGGACGCGGGCGGCTGGCGGGCCGCCGACCGGGTGGGCACGGTGAGCCCGGCGCCCGCCGCGCTGGGCGTGGCCGCCACCTGTGCCCGGCTGCTCGGCGAGCGGGAGCCGGCCGTGGCCGGGGCGGTGGCCGCGGAGGTCGACGCGGCGCGGGCCCGGGGCGAGGTGCTCGCCGCGCCGCCGCCCGGCGAGCGCGACCTCGACGCCCTCGCCGCCTCCCGGGCCGACCAGCTGGTCCTCGCCACCCGGGCCGCACTGGCCCTCGTCGCCGCCACCAGCGGGGCGGCCGTCCTGCGGTCGTCGCCGGCCCAGCGCCTGGCCAGGGAGGCGGCCTTCTACCTGGTCCAGGCCCAGGTCCCGCCGGTGAAGGCGGCCGTGCTCGACCGGCTCGCGACCTAG
- a CDS encoding NifU N-terminal domain-containing protein, with the protein MATAEPSPTPNPDALKFTLDTTLPEMFNVTSADAAAGNPFAAAVFAVDGVRSVFGTNDFVTVNRRPGADWEPIVAAVQDAAGRYL; encoded by the coding sequence GTGGCCACCGCCGAGCCGTCGCCCACGCCCAACCCCGACGCCCTGAAGTTCACGCTGGACACCACCCTGCCGGAGATGTTCAACGTGACCAGCGCGGACGCCGCGGCCGGGAACCCGTTCGCCGCGGCGGTGTTCGCCGTCGACGGCGTGCGCAGCGTGTTCGGCACCAACGACTTCGTCACCGTCAACCGCCGGCCGGGCGCCGACTGGGAGCCGATCGTGGCGGCCGTGCAGGACGCGGCGGGGAGGTACCTGTGA
- a CDS encoding HAMP domain-containing sensor histidine kinase encodes MRRRLGPRLRARLVLAFVAVGALSAVAVAVASYLLVRSDRLDRATDDAIDQARFNLELLAERLGDPLTPAAVAAANEDLLRRGGFDVVTLGAGEPFLTTSLELTAGSVPSDLQAAVGGGRVAEARREVGGRSYVIVGGQLPPDGPSWFFFFPLDDVDEDLAGLRTVLAAVAAATVAVAVVVGLLSARRLLRPVARARDAARRLERGDLATRLPADGGDELADLSRSFNEMAEALERTVGDLRQLEAGQRRFVADVSHELRTPLTALNAAADVLAGNRDGLNEPGAKAAGILILESRRLARLVEDLMEISRFDAGVAPVDVEPVPVGRLVRESAALRGWSDDVDVAVDGGEVWASADARRLDTVVANLLGNAVKHGRPRVTVRVAAAGGTVTVTVADAGPGIRPADLGRVFDRFAKGDAARPRSEGSGLGLAIARENARLLGGDLTVASPPGSGAVFTLTVPVAEPLPDGEVAVTPPAEHGVR; translated from the coding sequence ATGAGGCGCCGGCTGGGGCCGCGCCTGCGGGCCCGGCTCGTCCTCGCGTTCGTCGCCGTCGGCGCCCTGTCGGCCGTGGCCGTCGCCGTCGCCTCCTACCTGCTCGTCCGCTCCGACCGCCTCGACCGGGCCACCGACGACGCCATCGACCAGGCCCGGTTCAACCTCGAGCTGCTGGCCGAGCGGCTGGGCGACCCGCTCACCCCGGCCGCGGTCGCCGCCGCCAACGAGGACCTGCTGCGCCGGGGCGGGTTCGACGTCGTCACCCTCGGCGCCGGCGAGCCGTTCCTGACCACGTCGCTCGAGCTGACGGCCGGGTCCGTCCCGTCCGACCTCCAGGCGGCCGTCGGCGGCGGGCGGGTGGCCGAGGCCAGGCGGGAGGTGGGGGGCCGGTCGTACGTGATCGTGGGCGGCCAGCTGCCCCCCGACGGGCCGTCGTGGTTCTTCTTCTTCCCGCTCGACGACGTCGACGAGGACCTCGCCGGCCTCCGCACCGTGCTCGCCGCCGTGGCCGCCGCCACCGTCGCCGTCGCCGTCGTCGTCGGCCTGCTCTCGGCCCGCCGCCTGCTCCGCCCGGTGGCGAGGGCGAGGGACGCGGCGAGGCGGCTGGAGCGCGGCGACCTCGCCACCCGGCTGCCGGCCGACGGCGGCGACGAGCTGGCCGACCTGTCCCGGTCGTTCAACGAGATGGCCGAGGCGCTGGAGCGCACGGTCGGCGACCTCCGCCAGCTGGAGGCCGGGCAGCGGCGCTTCGTCGCGGACGTGTCCCACGAGCTGCGCACCCCGCTCACCGCGCTCAACGCGGCCGCCGACGTGCTCGCCGGCAACCGGGACGGCCTCAACGAGCCGGGGGCGAAGGCGGCGGGGATCCTCATCCTCGAGTCCCGCCGCCTGGCCCGGCTGGTCGAGGACCTGATGGAGATCTCGCGCTTCGACGCCGGCGTGGCCCCGGTCGACGTGGAGCCGGTGCCGGTCGGGCGGCTGGTGCGGGAGTCGGCCGCCCTCCGCGGGTGGTCCGACGACGTCGACGTGGCCGTGGACGGCGGCGAGGTGTGGGCGAGCGCCGACGCCCGCCGGCTCGACACGGTCGTCGCCAACCTGCTCGGCAACGCCGTGAAGCACGGCCGGCCGCGGGTCACCGTGCGGGTGGCGGCGGCCGGCGGGACGGTCACGGTGACGGTGGCCGACGCCGGCCCCGGCATCCGCCCCGCCGACCTCGGCCGGGTGTTCGACCGCTTCGCCAAGGGCGACGCGGCGCGGCCCCGCAGCGAGGGGAGCGGCCTCGGCCTCGCCATCGCCAGGGAGAACGCCCGCCTCCTCGGCGGCGACCTCACCGTGGCCAGCCCGCCGGGGTCGGGGGCCGTGTTCACGCTCACCGTCCCCGTTGCCGAACCGTTACCCGACGGCGAGGTGGCGGTGACGCCGCCGGCCGAGCATGGGGTCCGATGA
- a CDS encoding S9 family peptidase — MAPLDEVPLVPRTVLFGNPERTSPRVSPDGRRLAWIAPSDGVLNVWVGDVGADPSSGRVVTDDRERGIRAHTWAHDGRHLLYAQDAGGDEDWHLYAVDLVDGGVRDVTPFDHVQVRLVAVDKRFPDTILVAINRDDPRLHDVYRLDLPSGTLDKVVDNPGYLGFLADDDFRVRAAVEPLPDGGLRVLVRDDEDGEWRPLLDVPHEDALSTDLLSFTADGTALYVLTSAGANATRLVRVDCATGEQVEVAGDETYDVGGVRLHPDTNEPQLVSYVRERIDWEVLDPAVAADLDAVRALDGGDLVLQGHDDADRVWLAGFTADDGPVRYFAYDRDAGEGTFLFEHQPELGRYRLAPMEPFSFTARDGLTIHGYLTFPPGEERSGLPAVLNVHGGPWARDTWGLHPEAQWMANRGYLCIQVNFRGSTGYGKAFVNAGNREWAGRMHDDLVDAVGHVVGQGWADPGRIAIYGGSYGGYAALVGATFTPDLFRCAVDIVGPSNLKTLIESIPPYWAPLRAQFLTRVGDPDTEAEFMWSRSPLSRVDRIRIPLLIAQGANDPRVKQAESEQIVAALRDKGVDHEYLLFPDEGHGFAKPENRLRFYAAAERFLARHLGGRAED, encoded by the coding sequence ATGGCGCCCCTCGACGAGGTCCCCCTCGTCCCCCGCACGGTCCTGTTCGGCAACCCGGAGCGCACCAGCCCCCGGGTGTCGCCCGACGGGCGGCGCCTGGCCTGGATCGCCCCGTCGGACGGCGTGCTCAACGTGTGGGTGGGCGACGTCGGGGCCGACCCGTCGTCGGGCCGGGTCGTCACCGACGACCGGGAGCGGGGCATCCGGGCCCACACCTGGGCCCACGACGGGCGCCACCTGCTCTACGCGCAGGACGCCGGCGGCGACGAGGACTGGCACCTCTACGCCGTCGACCTCGTCGACGGCGGCGTCCGCGACGTCACGCCCTTCGACCACGTGCAGGTCCGGCTGGTGGCGGTGGACAAGCGCTTCCCGGACACGATCCTCGTCGCCATCAACCGGGACGACCCCCGCCTCCACGACGTCTACCGGCTCGACCTCCCCTCCGGGACGCTCGACAAGGTCGTGGACAACCCCGGCTACCTCGGCTTCCTGGCCGACGACGACTTCCGGGTGCGGGCCGCGGTCGAGCCGCTGCCCGACGGCGGCCTGCGGGTGCTCGTCCGGGACGACGAGGACGGCGAGTGGCGCCCGCTCCTCGACGTCCCCCACGAGGACGCCCTGTCCACCGACCTGCTGAGCTTCACGGCCGACGGCACGGCGCTGTACGTGCTGACCTCGGCCGGCGCCAACGCCACCCGGCTCGTCCGGGTCGACTGCGCCACCGGCGAGCAGGTCGAGGTGGCCGGCGACGAGACCTACGACGTCGGCGGCGTGCGCCTCCACCCCGACACCAACGAGCCGCAACTCGTCTCCTACGTGCGCGAGCGCATCGACTGGGAGGTGCTCGACCCGGCCGTCGCCGCCGACCTCGACGCCGTGCGCGCCCTCGACGGCGGCGACCTCGTCCTCCAAGGCCACGACGACGCCGACCGGGTGTGGCTGGCCGGGTTCACCGCCGACGACGGCCCCGTCCGCTACTTCGCCTACGACCGGGACGCCGGCGAGGGCACCTTCCTGTTCGAGCACCAGCCCGAGCTCGGCCGCTACCGGCTGGCGCCGATGGAGCCGTTCTCGTTCACGGCCAGGGACGGGCTGACCATCCACGGCTACCTCACGTTCCCGCCCGGCGAGGAGCGGTCGGGGCTGCCGGCCGTGCTCAACGTCCACGGCGGCCCGTGGGCCAGGGACACCTGGGGCCTGCACCCGGAGGCCCAGTGGATGGCCAACCGCGGCTACCTCTGCATCCAGGTCAACTTCCGGGGGTCGACCGGCTACGGCAAGGCCTTCGTCAACGCCGGGAACCGGGAGTGGGCCGGGCGGATGCACGACGACCTCGTCGACGCCGTCGGCCACGTCGTCGGGCAGGGGTGGGCCGACCCCGGGCGCATCGCCATCTACGGCGGGTCCTACGGCGGCTACGCCGCGCTGGTGGGCGCGACGTTCACCCCCGACCTGTTCCGGTGCGCGGTCGACATCGTCGGGCCGTCGAACCTGAAGACCCTGATCGAGTCGATCCCGCCCTACTGGGCCCCGCTCAGGGCCCAGTTCCTCACCCGCGTCGGCGACCCCGACACCGAGGCCGAGTTCATGTGGTCCCGGTCGCCGCTCAGCCGGGTCGACCGGATCCGCATCCCGCTGCTGATCGCACAGGGGGCCAACGACCCGCGGGTGAAGCAGGCCGAGTCCGAGCAGATCGTCGCCGCCCTGCGGGACAAGGGCGTCGACCACGAGTACCTGCTGTTCCCGGACGAGGGCCACGGCTTCGCCAAGCCCGAGAACCGCCTCCGCTTCTACGCCGCCGCCGAGCGCTTCCTCGCCCGCCACCTCGGCGGCCGCGCCGAGGACTGA
- a CDS encoding response regulator transcription factor, whose protein sequence is MAAILLVEDDPSVREAVAMALEGDGHRVEAAASGDEALAAWRSRRPDLVLLDVMLGGVDGLDVCRAIRRTDEVPIIMLTARADAVDVVVGLECGADDYVTKPFETRVLLARIRAVLRRHARPAAEATVFRFGDLVVDVPGMSVTKGGEEVRLTPTEFRLLATLAARPGQVFTRQLLLEQVWDYSYLGDSRLVDVCVQRLRAKVEDDPTAPALVQTVRGAGYKLVPPR, encoded by the coding sequence GTGGCCGCCATCCTGCTCGTCGAGGACGACCCCTCGGTGCGGGAGGCGGTCGCCATGGCCCTCGAGGGCGACGGCCACCGGGTGGAGGCGGCGGCGTCGGGCGACGAGGCGCTGGCCGCCTGGCGGTCGCGCCGGCCCGACCTGGTGCTGCTCGACGTGATGCTCGGCGGCGTCGACGGGCTCGACGTGTGCCGGGCCATCCGGCGCACCGACGAGGTGCCGATCATCATGCTGACGGCGCGGGCCGACGCCGTCGACGTGGTCGTCGGGCTGGAGTGCGGGGCCGACGACTACGTCACCAAGCCGTTCGAGACCCGGGTGCTGCTGGCCCGCATCCGGGCCGTCCTGCGCCGCCACGCCCGGCCGGCGGCCGAGGCGACCGTGTTCCGGTTCGGCGACCTCGTGGTCGACGTGCCCGGCATGTCGGTCACCAAGGGCGGCGAGGAGGTGCGGCTGACGCCGACCGAGTTCCGCCTGCTCGCCACCCTGGCCGCCCGCCCGGGCCAGGTGTTCACCCGCCAGCTGCTCCTCGAGCAGGTGTGGGACTACTCCTACCTCGGCGACAGCCGGCTGGTGGACGTGTGCGTGCAGCGGCTGCGGGCCAAGGTCGAGGACGACCCGACGGCACCGGCCCTCGTCCAGACGGTGCGGGGGGCCGGCTACAAGCTCGTCCCGCCCCGATGA
- a CDS encoding GerMN domain-containing protein, with the protein MRTRALLAVAVAVAVLAGCGGSSTGPRDVGAAPTLPVEVTVTLPGHDRPPSTATTSPTTAPTTPTTAGGGPGTTAGPVTPPPTAVPPVTAAPEVRDVTLWLVRGDAVVGVPRQVPAVEGIGAETVRALLAGPTPSEAAAGYATAIPADTRLLGLAIDDGLATVDLSSEFESGGGSASVTLRLAQVVCTLDAFPTVDRVRFHLDGEEVEVFSGEGVVADGPVSCGDYQGTTTTAPPADAEDGFEVANAVESFMAARQAGSGWASWITEDALGAYEGPSALPLTPVGGWSIERIDGAGPFQVTVAVDGRVEVLTVGSGLAADGTSRDFVVTAARAG; encoded by the coding sequence ATGAGGACGAGGGCGCTGCTCGCCGTGGCCGTGGCGGTGGCCGTCCTCGCCGGCTGCGGGGGGTCGTCGACCGGCCCGCGCGACGTCGGCGCGGCGCCGACCCTGCCGGTCGAGGTGACCGTCACCCTGCCCGGCCACGACCGGCCGCCGTCCACGGCCACCACCTCGCCGACCACGGCGCCGACGACCCCGACGACGGCCGGCGGCGGGCCGGGGACCACGGCCGGCCCGGTCACCCCGCCGCCGACGGCCGTGCCCCCGGTCACGGCGGCCCCCGAGGTGCGCGACGTCACCCTCTGGCTGGTGCGGGGCGACGCCGTGGTCGGCGTCCCCCGGCAGGTCCCCGCCGTCGAGGGGATCGGGGCCGAGACGGTGCGGGCGCTGCTGGCCGGCCCGACCCCGTCCGAGGCGGCGGCCGGCTACGCCACGGCCATCCCGGCCGACACCCGCCTGCTCGGCCTCGCCATCGACGACGGCCTGGCCACCGTCGACCTGTCGAGCGAGTTCGAGTCGGGCGGCGGGTCGGCCTCGGTCACCCTGCGGCTGGCCCAGGTGGTGTGCACGCTCGACGCCTTCCCGACCGTGGACCGGGTCCGCTTCCACCTCGACGGCGAGGAGGTGGAGGTGTTCTCGGGGGAGGGGGTGGTCGCCGACGGCCCCGTGTCCTGCGGCGACTACCAGGGGACGACCACGACGGCCCCGCCGGCCGACGCCGAGGACGGCTTCGAGGTGGCGAACGCGGTCGAGTCGTTCATGGCCGCCCGCCAGGCCGGGTCGGGGTGGGCGTCGTGGATCACCGAGGACGCGCTCGGCGCCTACGAGGGCCCGTCCGCCCTGCCCCTCACCCCGGTCGGCGGGTGGAGCATCGAGCGCATCGACGGCGCCGGCCCGTTCCAGGTGACGGTGGCCGTCGACGGTCGGGTCGAGGTGCTGACCGTCGGCAGCGGCCTGGCCGCCGACGGCACGAGCCGCGACTTCGTCGTCACCGCCGCCCGCGCGGGCTGA